In Enoplosus armatus isolate fEnoArm2 chromosome 2, fEnoArm2.hap1, whole genome shotgun sequence, one DNA window encodes the following:
- the foxk1 gene encoding forkhead box protein K1 — MADYRDDTGARALLALQSAPCSPVRVAVTSHAYHQPSLALLGPPVMEARADAGIFPVRLACPPPQALARLEGRDFEFVMRQRTVTIGRNSSHGSVDINMGHSSFISRRHLQITYDEASGFSLRCLGKNGVFVDGVFQRRGAPPLQLPRECVFRFPSTVIKIQFMSLLEPEDHREREQPSLPLRPLLPHISPLKISIPTMQQHEEHIRAFGSPLPSPTGTISVPNSCPASPRGAGSSGYRYGRNVTSDLQLAAEYAAKAVSEQRRSIAEQRGGGSEQRGESAGGDSPKDESKPPYSYAQLIVQAISSAPDKQLTLSGIYAHITKHYPYYRTADKGWQNSIRHNLSLNRYFLKVARSQDEPGKGSFWRVDSASESKLVEQAFRKRRQRGVACFRTPFGPLSSRSAPASPTHQGLLSPPSSGLQTPECLSREGSPISHDHHEQLVNKLASVPEYRYSQSAPGSPVSGQHVIMAAPPHPTVMPSGLGKALALVPGGGSQVQPIHVLQNPPQSSVTMVRVVTSGPLTSNPPNGYSAPSVGGAEGNSELREAQLNRERVIQTVDSAVQGGDGRNFVPGLHQLPVRPVTQNGKHTTAAVATATSLANASGLSSPLQILAAQASSSPPVLVSRQPSAETLAEQPGEPQAKRPKMEDQGLTESDQHHITPAQQPVIVAMTSQTHDPRK; from the exons ATGGCAGACTACCGGGACGACACCGGAGCTCGAGCCCTGCTTGCTTTACAGTCGGCACCGTGCAGTCCCGTGCGCGTCGCGGTGACCTCGCACGCCTATCACCAGCCCTCGCTCGCCCTCTTGGGTCCTCCGGTGATGGAAGCCCGCGCCGACGCCGGGATTTTTCCCGTGCGCCTCGCTTGTCCTCCTCCGCAGGCCCTGGCCAGACTCGAGGGCCGGGACTTTGAGTTTGTCATGCGCCAGAGGACGGTCACCATAGGCCGGAACTCGTCTCACGGCTCCGTGGACATCAACATGGGTCACTCGAGCTTCATTTCGCGGCGACACCTGCAGATCACCTACGACGAGGCGAGCGGTTTCTCCCTCCGGTGCTTGGGCAAGAATGGCGTGTTCGTTGACGGGGTGTTCCAGCGGAGAGGGGCGCCGCCGCTGCAGCTACCCAGAGA GTGTGTGTTTCGTTTCCCCAGTACGGTTATCAAGATCCAGTTCATGTCACTCCTGGAGCCCGAGgatcacagagagagggagcaaccCTCTCTTCCCCTGCGCCCACTTCTGCCCCACATTTCCCCCCTCAAAATCAGCATTCCCACAATGCAGCAGCACGAAGAGCACATCAGGGCATTTGGCTCTCCGCTTCCCTCGCCCACAGGCACCATCAG tGTTCCTAACTCCTGTCCGGCTAGTCCACGAGGGGCAGGGTCATCAGGGTATCGCTATGGACGTaacgtgacctctgacctccagttAGCAGCTGAATATGCTGCCAAGGCCGTTTCTGAGCAGAGACGAAGCATTGCtgagcagagaggtggaggaagtgagCAGCGGGGGGAGTCGGCTGGTGGAGACAGCCCCAAG GACGAGTCCAAGCCACCTTATTCCTACGCACAGCTGATCGTCCAGGCCATCTCGTCTGCCCCAGACAAACAGCTGACTCTCAGTGGCATTTACGCCCACATCACCAAACACTACCCCTACTATCGCACTGCAGACAAGGGCTGGCAG AACTCAATCAGACACAACCTGTCTCTCAACCGTTACTTTCTGAAAGTGGCCCGCTCTCAGGATGAGCCTGGAAAAGGGAGTTTTTGGCGTGTAGATTCTGCCTCTGAGAGCAAGCTGGTGGAGCAAGCCTTCaggaaaagaagacaaagaggagtGGCCTGCTTCAGGACGCCATTTGGACCTCTCTCTTCTAG GAGTGCCCCTGCATCCCCGACCCACCAGGGACTACTTTCTCCTCCATCCAGCGGGCTGCAGACTCCTGAATGTCTGAGCAGGGAGGGCTCTCCTATCTCCCATGACCATCATGAACAGCTGGTTAACAAACTGGCATCTGTACCCGAGTATAGGTACTCTCAGAGTGCCCCAG gATCTCCAGTCAGTGGTCAGCATGTCATCATGGCTGCACCCCCTCACCCAACAGTCATGCCCTCAGGCCTGGGGAAAGCCCTTGCTTTAGTTCCAGGTGGTGGCAGCCAAGTCCAGCCCATCCACGTGCTCCAGAACCCCCCGCAGTCCTCTGTCACCATGGTGCGGGTGGTTACCAGCGGCCCTCTAACTTCCAACCCTCCGAATGGTTACAGCGCCCCCTCTGttggaggagcagagggcaaCAGTGAGCTCAGAG AAGCCCAGCTGAACAGAGAGCGAGTCATCCAGACTGTAGATAGTGCGGTGCAGGGGGGGGATGGGAGGAACTTCGTCCCAGGTTTACATCAACTTCCTGTTCGTCCTGTTACCCAGAATGGCAAAcacaccactgctgctgttgccacaGCAACCAGCCTTGCTAATGCATCTG GCCTGAGTAGTCCTCTCCAGATCTTGGCTGCCCAGGCCTCCAGCTCCCCTCCAGTGCTGGTGAGCAGACAGCCCAGTGCAGAAACTTTAGCTGAGCAGCCAGGTGAGCCCCAGGCCAAGCGGCCAAAGATGGAGGACCAGGGTTTGACTGAATCTGATCAGCATCACATAACACCTGCCCAGCAGCCTGTCATCGTTGCCATGACATCACAAACCCATGACCCTAGGAAGTAA